DNA sequence from the Asticcacaulis sp. AND118 genome:
AGGTGCTGATGGGGGTGTTCGGCATCAATACGGCCAGCCTGATCTGGTTCGTCGCGGCGGCCCTGGGCCTGCACCTGCTGATCACCACCCTGCCCATGGTCTTTCACGCCATGACCATCGCCGGGGCCGTTTATCTGCTGTGGATCGCCTTCAAGACCGTTAAGGCGCGCAAATCGCACAGCGTCCACGAGCTTGACCTGCCCGAAAACGCCACAATCCTCGCGCGCGAAGGCCTGTGGCGAACCTGGAAGGACGGTTTCATGGTGCAGTTCCTCAATCCGAAGATCACCCTCTTCTTCACCGCCGTCCTGCCGCCCTTCATCGCGCTCGACCGGCCCGTGCCGCCGCAGATGCCCGTCTTTGCGGCCACGACCATCGGCATGGACGTCATCACCATGACGACCTACGGCCTGAGCGGTCTGGCCCTGACGCGCTTTCTGGCCAAAGGCCGTAACCGCGAATATTTCGAGCTGTTCGTGGGCGGGCTTCTGAGCCTGATCGCCATCGGCATCCTGTGGCACAGCGCCGCGGAACTGAGGCCTTAAGTATATCTTTTCGCTTGATTTCCATCCGGTGTGTGCGACCCTCTTCGGAGGTGAAACAGCGAAAGGAGGTGATCCGATGTCTGATCGTCATATGTCGGAGAGAGCGCGTAAAGGGTTTGCGATTCAGTCCTTTGGAATGGATTGCCTTTAAGCGCTCACGGCAAGGACAAGAAAGAGGACCACGCGGTTTCACGTGGTCCTCTTTTTCATTCAGGGCAATTGGCTAGAGTAGAGTCACCGCCCAGGGAGGGCGTAAACAAAATCCAGATCATTACGTTTCCACCCGAAAATCTAATGATCTAAAAGCCCGTCGTCCTTTCACCGGTGGTTTTCTCAAAAGTCTCGACCACATCATATTCGCGATCGTCGTCCTGTCCGGCCAGTTGCGCCGCGTCGAGGTTCGCGCCGGTATCAACATCCAGCGGCGTCAGGTCGTCCTCATCGTCGATACTATCGTCTTCGCCCTCGGTATCAGCGCCGGAAGGCATCACCTCGGCATTTTCGGCGATCTGGTTGGCGGGGTCGGTATCCGCCGGGATTTTGATGTCTTCAGCCATGATCTGTCTCCTTCAAAACCCTATACTGACGTCGCCCGCCGTAAGGATCGAGACGAAGCGCTGGCCTCGCGCATAAGGAACGGCCGCCTCGCCGTCGCGATGACTTTTTTAGGTCTTCGTAAACAGGTCTTAACCCTTTGCGTGCGATTAACCGGGCTTAACCATAAGTCAGAGTCAATTGCCCGCATGAGCACGGTTACCGCCCTCGTCTGGAATCATCTGGAATCGCGTTTTACGCTGGTCTGGCGTTCGGTGCCGATGGCGCGCCTGCGCGGGGCGCTGGTGTGCCTGCTGGGCCTGTCCTCGTTGATGGCCTACGCCTCCTATCGGGCGACCGACGCGAGTTGGAATACGGCCAGTGCCGAACCCGTGCACAATTTCCTCGGCGGTTTCGGCGCGACCATCGCCGATGTCGGGCTTCAGTCGCTGGGGCTGGCGGCGTGGCCCATGGCCGCGCTGATGACCTGGTTCGGCCTGACGCGCCTGATGCAGCTCGATCCCGATGAAGGTCGCCGCACCCTGCGCATCCACAGCCTCTATGGCGCCTTGTTCGTCCTGATGCTGGCCGCCGCTCTGGCCCCGCTGCATCTGGGCGACGCAAATTCGCCTTCGATCGGCGGCTTCTGGGGCACAGGTACGCATCACCTGCTCAGGAGCGTGTTCGACTTCATGCGTCTGCCGGGCGGCGACGTCATCGCCAGCGTCATCTTCGGCGCGGCAGCCCTGTGGGCCTTCAATCAGGCCCTGCGACTGACGTCCGGAAGCTATGTCCGCGCCGCCGGTTTTGTGCTGGGCGGTTTCAAAGGCGCGCTAACCGCTTCGGGCCTGCCGGAAAAGGTCCATTCGACCGTCACGCGCGAACCCAAGACCCCGAAAGCCGCCCGCGGCAAGAAGACCCCGCAGCCCTTCCTCGATGAAGGCGACTACACGCCCGACGCCGCGCTGGAGCCGACGGTCAACAATCGCGCGCCCGTCACGCCGGCTTACGACGAAGAGGCCCCGCCCTTCGACATCGACGACCTCGATCCCGACTCTGAACTGTCGGCCCCGGTCCCTCGGCAATCTGCACCCGAACCGAAAATCCGCATGGAGGCCCCGCGCCCGAAGCCGTCTGCGCGCGAACAGGATGAGCGTCAGTCCAGCTTCGAATTCCTCAAGCCGGGCAATTTCCGCCTGCCGGAACTGTCGATCCTCGCCAAGCCCAAGCCGCGCGCCGCGGGCTATGACGAAGCCGCCCTGCGTCAGAACGCCCGAATGCTGGAAAGCGTGCTGGCCGAATTCGGCGTCAAGGGCGTCATCGATCAGATCCGTCCCGGCCCCGTCGTCACCCTCTACGAACTGGCCCCCGCCGCCGGCGTGAAGGGCGCGCGCGTCGTGGCCCTGGCCGACGACATCGCCCGCAACATGTCCGCCCGTTCGTGCCGCGTCTCGATCGTTCAGGGCCGCAACGCCATCGGCATCGAACTGCCCAACGCCGTGCGCGAAACCGTCTATCTGCGCGACATGCTGGCCTCGGCCGAGTTCGAAAAGTCCGGCCACATCCTGCCCATGGTGCTGGGTGAAAACATCGGCGGCGAGCCCTATGTCACCGACCTCGCCAAGATGCCCCACCTGCTGATCGCCGGTACGACCGGCTCCGGCAAGTCGGTCGGCGTCAACGCCATGATCCTGTCGATCCTTTACCGGCTCGATCCGGAACAGTGCAAATTCATCATGATCGACCCAAAGATGCTGGAACTCAGCGTCTATGACGGCATCCCGCACCTGATCGCCCCCGTCGTCACCGATCCCAAAAAGGCCGTCGTGGCCCTGAAATGGGTCGTCAAGGAGATGGAGGACCGCTACCGCCGCATGTCGAAGATCGGCGTGCGTAACGTCGCCTCTTTCAACGAGCGCGCCAAGGCCACCGCCGCCGAAGGCAAGAACTTCATCCGCAAGGTCCAGACGGGCTTCGACGAAACCGGCCAGCCGATCTTCGAGATCGAGGAAATGGTGCCGGAGCCCATGCCCTATATCGTCGTCATCATCGACGAGGTCGCCGACCTGATGATGGTCGCGGGCAAGGACATCGAAGGCGCCGTTCAGCGTCTGGCCCAGATGGCCCGCGCCGCCGGCATCCACCTGATCATGGCCACCCAGCGCCCGTCGGTCGACGTTATCACCGGCACTATCAAGGCCAACTTCCCCACCCGCATCTCCTTCCAGGTGACGTCGAAAATCGACTCGCGCACCATCCTCGGCGAACAGGGCGCGGAACAGCTCCTCGGTCAGGGCGACATGCTCTACATGGCCGGCGGCGGCCGCATCACCCGCCTGCATGGCCCGTTCGTCGCCGACTCCGAAGTCGAAGCCGTGGCCGAATATCTGCGCTCGCAAGGCGCGCCGAACTACCTCGAAGACATCACCGCCGGCGGCGACGATGACGGCGATGGCGACGGCGGCGGCTTCGGCGGCGAAGGCGGCGGCTCGGGCGACGACCTCTACGACAAGGCCGTCTACTTCGTCACCATCGACCGCAAGGCCTCCACCTCCTACATCCAGAGGAAATTGCAGATCGGTTACAACCGCGCGGCCTCGCTGATGGAAAAGATGGAACAGGAAGGCGTCGTCGGCCCCGCCAACCATGTCGGCAAACGCGATATTCTCGTCGGCCCGCCACCGGGGATTTAGGTTTCCGTTTTAGGTTTGCTCCGCAGGGCAGGGGCCCCGCCCCTGCACCCGTAACGGTAAGTATGTAACCGCCTCCTATACCTCCCTGCACATAGTGCGGGGAGAGGGACCGCACGAAACGGCAAAGCCGTTGAGATGTGGGGGTGGGGTGTCTAACTTTTAATCCAACACCCTCGTTCCACCTTCGCTCAAAGGCGCTGCACGCCGGGTGCACGAGGACTGGACAGCGCCTAACCCCACGCGGCATAGTTACAAGATGACCACTGAACCCGCTTTCTTCGCCTACCCTTTCGACGCCGCCTTTTCCGAGACCGTGCGCATTGGCGACACCCTCTACCTGTCCGGCCACATCGGCGATGACGACGACGGCAACCTCGCTGAAGGCTTCGATGCCGAAGTAACGCAGATGATGGCCAATGTGAAAGCCTCCCTCGCCCGCTTCGGAGCCGGTTTCGACGCGCTGATTTCCGTGCGGGTCATGCTCACTGACATGGGCCAGCTTGACCGCTTCAACACCTTGTTCGCGGCTTATTTTGGCGACAAGCCGCTGCCGGTCTGCTCGGCCTTCGGCGTCAGGCAACTGGCGCTGGACGCCACGGTCGAGATCGAATGCGTCGCGAAGATTTAAGCCCTATTCATCCGCGGTTTAATTTACGGCCATCTTGTGCGGTCCTTATGTCATTTTGACGCCCTCAACCCGTCATCATAGCCGGTTAGGGTCTTTCTCAAGGCCCCATATCGCCGTATGAGATTACATCATGACCGAGCTTACCAAACGCGCCCTGCTCACGGGCCTGACCGCCGCCAGCCTCCTCACCGCCGCCCCCGTGCTGGCGCAGGGCCGCAGCACCATTCAGCAATTCGTCACGCCGCCGAAGTTCAGCGCGCAGGATCAGGCCCGCATCAACCGCGCGGTCGCCTATCTGCAAGCGCTCAGCACCGGTGCGGGCCGTTTCGAGCAGACCGATTTCAAGGGCCGCAAGACCGCCGGGAACTGGTGGCTGCAGCGCCCCGGCAAGATCCGCTTCGAATACGATGCGCCTTATTCGCTGCTAGTCGTTTCCGACGGTAAGGCGGTCAATACCTGGGACCCGCGCCTCAAGGCCTTCAACCAGTACCCGCTCAACGCCACACCGCTGTCGCTGTTCCTGTCGAAGCAGATTCGCCTCGATCAGGGCGTCATCGTCACCGAAGTCACCTCGACCACCGATGGCTTCCGTCTCAAGGCGCGCGACCGTCGGCGCGATGTCGAAGGCTCGATCCTGATGACCTTCATCGACCGCGGCGGCGCTTTGCAACTGGGCGAATGGACCGTGACGGATCAGCAGGGCAAGGGCACGCGGGTCAAGCTCGTGACTTTCGACCGCAATGCCGCCGTGCGTCCGGACCTGTTCGTCCTGACCAAACCCAAGGGCGCGAATTAGCCCTGAGTCATACCTCCCCACCTTTGGTGGGGAGGGGGACCGCACGAGCCGAAGGCGAGATGTGGTGGTGGGGTTTCTTACTTACTAAACTTCGGCATGAGTATGAGGATACGTTCGTGAAACCACCCCACCACCATTGGCTTTGCCAATGGTCCCACCGCCGGTGAAAGCTATACTTTCGCTGGCGCTATACCCCACCTTTGGCGGGAAGGTATGATCACCAACAACTCACGGCCTTGCCTGCGCGATGGCCTTGACCCGCACGCGCGAGCGGCTGGTCACGCCCTCGGCATCGACCACGCTGACCTCGTAAAAGCCTTCGGCGTCGGGAAGCCACTCCAACCGACCGTCCGCATCCGGAACAAGGGGCTGACCATTAACGTACCAACTCAGCGGCCCCTTGCCGCGCGCCGAAGGTTTCAACCCGCGCAGGACCGAAAGCCTGCCCCCCGCCACCTGCCCTTCGACATAGACGGTCGCCTGATCCGGCGGGAAGAGGATAGACGGCCCACGCACAGCCGGTTTCAACGCCTTCAGCGCTTCCGGCGCCGCGGCGGGTGTCAGACTTTGCGGCGCTTGCGATGGGGCGTTGATCTGATCGAACACGTCGAACAGCAAGGGCGCAGAAGCTTCGCGCCCTGTCTGATCGATGCGCGACGCTCCGTCAGGCCGCCCGGTCCACACCAGCACCGCATACCCGCCGGCCACCCCGACCGCCAGCGCATCGCGGAACCCGTAGGAGGTGCCGGTCTTATAGGCCGGGCGGCTGGCCGTCTTCATCAGGTGTGCCGGCAAGCGTCCGGCGGGCGGCGGCGTTTCGCGCAAGATGCTGATGACACGCGAGGCCGCATCGGCGGCCATGAGACGCTGACCGGGTCGGGTGAGATTGGTCTGCGCCTCAGCTTCGGTCCAGGCCAGCGGCTTCATCAGCCCCTTGTCGCCAAGCGCTGCATAGAGCGAACCCAGATCCTGCAACTCTATGCCCGCCCCACCCAGAGCCAGGGCCAGACCCGCATCGCGCAGGCCGGTCTTGGGACGGATCAGACGCACGCCGGTCCCTTGCAGTCGCGACTCGAAAGCCCCGGCACCGATGCGATTGAGCACGGCCACGGCGGGGACGTTCAGCGAATGGGTCAAGGCCTCCTTGGCCGATACTTCGCCGTGGAATGTCTTATCGAAATTCTCCGGCTGATAGTCGCCGAAACGCGTCGGTGCGTCCATCAGGCGCGTATCGGGCGCGATGATACCCTCCTCGAACCCGAAGCCGTAGATGAAAGGCTTCAAGGTCGAGCCCGGCGAACGCACGGCCTGCACCATGTCGATCCAGCCCCCGGCGCGGTCCAGCCCCGACGAACCGACGCTGGCGCGTACGGCCCGCGATTTCACCTCGATAACAAGGATGGCCGCCGAAGAATTCGGCCCCTGCGCCACTGCCGTTTGCCGCGCCAGGGCTTCCAGCCGCGCCTGTAGCGATGCATCGAGGGTGGTCACCACCGTCGCCTGAAGTCCCTTGGCCTCCGACGCCAGCCGCCCCGCCGCGTGCCAGCCAAGCGCTGGGAAGACAAAGCGGTTTACGACCATGGGCTCGGTCTTGGCTTCTTCCGCTTGGGCGGTGTTAATGACGCCCTTGGCGGCCATACGGTCTAGCACGATGTTTCGCGCACGCAGGGCCCGTTCCGGATGACGGTCCGGGCGGCGCGCCTCAGGCGCTTGCGGCAAGGCGATCAGCAGGGCCTGCTCGTCCAGTGTCAGGCTTTCGGGCTCGTGCCCGAAATAGGACAGCGACGCCGCGCGCACCCCTTCGAGATTGCCGCCATAAGGGGCCAAAGTCAGATAGAGCGACAGGATTTCGCGCTTGGAAAACCGCGCCTCCAACTGCCAGGCGCGGAATACCTCTATCAGCTTGGACAGATAGTTGCGCGGCTTGGGTTCCAGCAGGCGCGCCGTCTGCATGGAGAGGGTCGAGCCGCCTGAGACAATGCTACCCGCGCTGAGATTCGAGCCGAAAGCCCGTGCAATGGCGACCGCATCGACCCCTTGATGCCACCAGAAGCGCTCGTCCTCGACCTTGAGCAGATGGCGCACGAAGCTCCTGTCGGTGCGGTCAAGATCGGCGCGGATACGCCATGTCCCGCCTTCAACCGGAAGGGCGCGCAGCCACACCCCGTTATGATCCAGCGCCACGGCCGAAGCCGCTTGGGCGCGCATCAGGTCCGGCGGCAGGACCAGATCAACCACACACACCGCGACCTGCAAACTCAGGAACGCGATCAAGGGTTTGATCAGACGGGGGATGAACCGGTCCATCCGGCTCTCACTCATGGCGCCCTCGCCGCAATGCCCTGTGCCGATAGCAGCGCCACGGCCTTGCGGTCGAAAGACACAAAGGTCTCACCGCCCAACCATGCGCCTTCAAACGCGATTATGCCATCGGCGAAATCGCCACCGGCCCTCAAGACGGCCAGACCCGCCTCAACAGCAGGACGACTGACTTCGACATTGGCCGCGGAGATCAGCGCATCGATCGCGGCCGCAATATCTTCAGTGTCGAAGCCATAGACCCGGCGCAGGACCCAGACGAATTCGCACAGGCAAGGCAGAGCGACGGCAATAATCTCTGCTTCGGTCAGAAGCCTTGCCGCCTTATCACCCTGAGCCGGATCATCGCGGACCACGGCCCGCACCAGCACATTGGTATCTATGCTGAGCTTCATTCCTCGTTTGCCCAGCCTTTGGCTGCGGCAGCATCGATCTCCTCCAGGGTAGCCACCTTGACCGTCCGCCCCGACAGCAGGCCGATGAAATCGCCGATGGACCCCGCAGGACGTGCCGCGCGAATAACGCCCCGGCCATCGGGCAGAAGATCAAGCTCGATCTGCTCGCCCGGCCTGATGCCCAGATGTTTCAGCACCTCCTTGCGAAAGGTGACCTGTCCCCTTGCGGTTACCGTCAATGTCGTCATTCTGCACCTCGCGTCGGATAGTAATGCAAATTTGCATTACTATCAACAGATTTGACTATCGCGGTGTGACCGTCAGACGGCCGCCCGCCGTGCGGGCATAGAGGTCGTGACGATAGAGGTCCTTCACCTCGACACCCGGCAGGTAGTATTCGCCCGGCGTCACCGCCCGCGCCACATAGGCCATGGCAAAGCCGCTGTTGGCCGAGACGTCCAACGCCGCCACATAGCGATCGTCGCGCGCCTCCTGCACATCGGTATGGCTAAGTTCACCGACGAAGCGGAAGGGTCCGTTTTGCGCATCGTCACGCGACAGGGTCATCTCGATCTCGAAGCCCGCCGGCAGGGCATCATCGACCACGATCGGGCGCGTTTCGGCGTAATTCGTCCGTCCACTGATGACCACCAGCACCTTCTGGCCCTGCAGCACCTGCGACGGATCGATCCGCTGACCCTGCAGGCTGTAATAGGCCTTGTCGACCGTATAGCCCTTGGCCTCGGCCGGCGGCGGGGCAACCGGCACGCCGGTGACGGTGATGGTCCGCCACACCGCACCCTTGCCCTGATTGGTGAACTTCGCGTCCTTGACCGAAGCGATCTGGAAGCGTTGCAGGCTCGACTTGCCATCCAGCGCCGTGACGTTCTCGCCCTTGATGGATAGCGGCCCGGCCTGAGCCAGCATCTGCGACGCGGCCTTCAGAACCTGCGCCTGTTCCTGCGTGTTCATCTGATCCGGCTCCTTGATATTGCGCTCCAGCAACGGAATCAGGTTCTTGGCGACCTCGGTTTCCCCGGCCTCATAGGCCAGAGCGATGACCGCCGCCACGTCGCGCAGCGGCGACTGATACCAGTCATAGGTCGCCTTATAGCCCAGGCTTTGCGCCGCCTGACGGAAAGCCGACCTGGCCCGCGCCTTATCGCCCATCAGGGCCAGAGCCGCCCCGACCTGCGCCTTCGACACCGGCGAACGCTCGGCCTTGAACTGCACGTCGTGATACCAGCGCAGGCGCGCCAGATCGCCCGACCCGGCCTTGGCCATCACATAGAGAGCATAGGCCGAAGCGCGCGAACGCATCTCTTCCGACACCGCCTTGGCCGCCAGAGCGTTCCACCACGGACCCTCATCGATCTTGAGACGATACGAAACCGAGGTGAAACCTTCCGGCTTCGACATGTCGCGCATGGCGTTCATCGCCTTGTCGATGGCGTCCTGCGGCACATAGATGCCGCGCTTGCGCGCCTCGATCAGGAAGTCGGTGGCGTAGGCCCCGATCCAGCCCTCGGCCTCGCCGTCGCCGACGCGCCACAGGCCGAAGGCCCCGTCCGCCGATTGACGATCAAGTAGACGATTCACCGCCCCTTTCAGGATAGTCTGCGCCCGCACCGCATCGTTGCCGCCGACGTAGAGCCACGGATAGGCGGCCGAAACGATCTGCTCGGTGCAGCCATAGGGATAACGATTGAGCGCCGCCGCCAGCGGGCCCGGATCGACGCCGCGGAACGGCGAGTAAGACACCTGAACCGTCGCCGATCCCGGCTGCAAGCCATTGAGCAAATCAGCGGGCAGGGTGAAGCTGCTGCCGGGCGCTTGCTGGGCGATGATCGTGCGCGTCTGCGCCCCCCAGCCCATGCGGGTCTGGATCTGATAGTCCTCGTCGAAGCCATAGTCCTGACCCGACAGGGCCAGATTGATCTTCGACACCCCGACCGTAGACGGGGCCTGAATGAGGATACCTTCCTGCACTCGCTGACCCTGACCGATATTGAAGGCCTTCCTGAAGGCGGTGACGATACCATTGAAGCCCTTGACGATGGACTCGTACAGGCCCGGCTTGCCCTCGACATTGTTCAGTTCCAGCGTGGCGAAGGCCTTATCGCCCGGCGCGAGGAAGCGCGGCAGGGCCAGTTCGGCCACCACCGGCTGACGCACGGTGAGCTTGTCTTCACCCGAACCCACGGCATCGTCGGTCCAGGCCACGGCCATAATCTTCAATTCGCCATTGAACTTGCCGACCGGCAGCTTGACGTGCGCCTTGCCGTCGAGCCCCGTATTGACCACGCCGGACCACAGGGCCACGGTCTTGACCGGGGTGGTGGTCAAGCCGTCACCGCCGATCTGATCGCCGCCGAAGACGTCCGCCGCCGCCCCCAGATTGGGGTCGAGCAACCGCCCGTAATCGTCGCGGTATTCCAGCCCCAGCGCGCGCTTGCCAAAATAGAAGCCGGCAGGGTCGGGCGTCTTGAACTTGGTCAGGTTAATGATGCCCTGATCGACCACAGCCACCGAAACGCGCGCCGTCTTGCCCAGACCCGCGCCCTCGACCTTCACCGGCACCTCGACAATCGCCTGCCCTGACTTGGAGAAGTCGGGTTTGAACACCTTGTCCTTAAGGTCAAGCGTGACCTTGAGCTTACGGTTCTTCGGATCGAGCGGCACATAGATCAGGCCCATGGCCCGACGCGGTTTGGAGGCATCGACCGGATCACGCGGCTGCACCACGCTGACCATGACATAGGCTCCGCCGCCCCAGCGCGCATCGGTCTTGAGCTTCACCGTCGTGCCGTTGTCGCCGACGCTGACGGTTTTCAGGTCGATCAGGCGGTCATTGGCCACGGCGATCTGCGCCTCGCCCTTATACGGCGATTTCAGCGTCAGGGTGAGGGTGTCGCCCTGCGCATAGGTCTGAGACCCTGACGTCAAGCGCACGAAGTCCGGCGCTTCGGTGCCGTCCGACGACGCGCCCCAGCCCGAAGCAAAGCGGATGATGGTCTTGGCACCGGTCGAGGCCTGCGTGATCTCAAGGCGATAATCGCCCCAGCCCAGACGGTTTTCAAACGTCAGCGGCGCACCGGCCCCGATCTCATGTTCCTTGTCCGAAACCACCACGTCCTTCGAGGTGCGCCGCCATTGCCAGCGCCCGTCCTGCTGATACCAGTCGTAGTTCCAGTTTTCGGAGATCAGCTTGACCTTGACGCCACGCGCCGTCACCGGCGCGCCCTGCGCATTGAGCGCGATCAGGCTGAAGGCCGTGACCGGGTTTTCGCCGTTTTTGGCGTCCTTCGTATCCAGCTTGACGCCGACATAGACGGGTTTCGTCCGGATACGGAGCGTCTCGACCTCACTGACCGGACGCCCGCCCGGCTCAAACACCGAAGCGGTAACCAGCGCCGTCAGCGGCTGATCCGTATCGTAGCTTGCGGCGAAGGGCAGGGTCGCATTGCCATCGGCGTCGGTCGCCGTTTCCGGCAGGTCGGCATACCGCTCATCGAACGGCGTCTGTTCGTTGCCGAAGCGGTAGTCTTTATATTTGGGGAAGGGATTGCGATCGACGCGCACCCGCGCCGAACCCGACACGGTCAGGCCCGAACCCGACGCGCCATAGAGGAAGCGCGCCGCGACCTGCACGGCGCGCGTCTCATTGACGGCGGTCAGCGGTCGCTCGACATCGGCCTTCATATCGACACCCAGACGCTGCGGCGCGAAGTCCTCGACCGCGAAACCGGCGCTGCCCTGTTCTTCGTCTATTCCTTCGATCAGCAGCCTGGCGCGCCATTGCCCGCGCGGCGCCGACTTCGGCAGGGCGATATTGGCATAGGCAAAGCCCTGCGGCGTCCGGGCGAACGGATAACGGAAGGCTTCGACCCCCGATGGGCGATAGACGA
Encoded proteins:
- a CDS encoding alpha-2-macroglobulin, whose protein sequence is MIDWRNRTLISAAAAVLISGFCVGFLTAKATEGGFKKPAPEGQIPITETMGKLFGKVRDKNAPRSGGMKPAGFAVWKQRLDTSGASPQACIEFSKPLDAAKSYGDYVLVSPELSSAPAVTVKGSELCVGGFGFTDHRVTLLKGLPSAGKDTLKQNADVDFAFGEKPPYVGFAGNGVILPREESDGVAVESLNVSTLAFEVWRVGDRNLVRKTISAPDATPEGDYDYEWGEDSPKGEGYKIWSGKVAVKGGSGERVTTVFPLGAVLKDLKAGAYVVKVRDASGGRDKKEYDQPAQARRWILFTDMALTTYTGATGVDVVVRSLKTARPMGSVKVALVAQNGEELSSATSAADGRVHFDKALLKGEDALSPKMLMAYGPAEDFTAMDIYASPMDFSSQGVGGRSDEKLTDGRTTNALVDGYLYTDRGIYRPGETVRLVALVRDPDGKAIKDRKGALVVYRPSGVEAFRYPFARTPQGFAYANIALPKSAPRGQWRARLLIEGIDEEQGSAGFAVEDFAPQRLGVDMKADVERPLTAVNETRAVQVAARFLYGASGSGLTVSGSARVRVDRNPFPKYKDYRFGNEQTPFDERYADLPETATDADGNATLPFAASYDTDQPLTALVTASVFEPGGRPVSEVETLRIRTKPVYVGVKLDTKDAKNGENPVTAFSLIALNAQGAPVTARGVKVKLISENWNYDWYQQDGRWQWRRTSKDVVVSDKEHEIGAGAPLTFENRLGWGDYRLEITQASTGAKTIIRFASGWGASSDGTEAPDFVRLTSGSQTYAQGDTLTLTLKSPYKGEAQIAVANDRLIDLKTVSVGDNGTTVKLKTDARWGGGAYVMVSVVQPRDPVDASKPRRAMGLIYVPLDPKNRKLKVTLDLKDKVFKPDFSKSGQAIVEVPVKVEGAGLGKTARVSVAVVDQGIINLTKFKTPDPAGFYFGKRALGLEYRDDYGRLLDPNLGAAADVFGGDQIGGDGLTTTPVKTVALWSGVVNTGLDGKAHVKLPVGKFNGELKIMAVAWTDDAVGSGEDKLTVRQPVVAELALPRFLAPGDKAFATLELNNVEGKPGLYESIVKGFNGIVTAFRKAFNIGQGQRVQEGILIQAPSTVGVSKINLALSGQDYGFDEDYQIQTRMGWGAQTRTIIAQQAPGSSFTLPADLLNGLQPGSATVQVSYSPFRGVDPGPLAAALNRYPYGCTEQIVSAAYPWLYVGGNDAVRAQTILKGAVNRLLDRQSADGAFGLWRVGDGEAEGWIGAYATDFLIEARKRGIYVPQDAIDKAMNAMRDMSKPEGFTSVSYRLKIDEGPWWNALAAKAVSEEMRSRASAYALYVMAKAGSGDLARLRWYHDVQFKAERSPVSKAQVGAALALMGDKARARSAFRQAAQSLGYKATYDWYQSPLRDVAAVIALAYEAGETEVAKNLIPLLERNIKEPDQMNTQEQAQVLKAASQMLAQAGPLSIKGENVTALDGKSSLQRFQIASVKDAKFTNQGKGAVWRTITVTGVPVAPPPAEAKGYTVDKAYYSLQGQRIDPSQVLQGQKVLVVISGRTNYAETRPIVVDDALPAGFEIEMTLSRDDAQNGPFRFVGELSHTDVQEARDDRYVAALDVSANSGFAMAYVARAVTPGEYYLPGVEVKDLYRHDLYARTAGGRLTVTPR